From Dietzia sp. ANT_WB102, a single genomic window includes:
- a CDS encoding 1-acyl-sn-glycerol-3-phosphate acyltransferase — protein sequence MNISGGRPEVTVANWEAVYDFYGAGRRRDGFTNPLLTLVDAIYRPRLRISPEIVTELHRLHDDGVGIVVGANHPSAHDPTVLASVLFDKRVRFLSGGMGLTKDPLFRGPLRPVFEYTGTVPVFRAKNYQGTASEIHDAAAARLIDVCVNRLVDGGVVLTFVEGTNSSADDLRTLRLDSVKKGIGMMVSGAREAGARVAVLPVGLVYHGRERATLPPRHAVAAVGTPVLWDSGPPPTIDEVRHAVRDGIEHALTDAWTRGTG from the coding sequence ATGAACATATCGGGAGGGCGCCCTGAGGTGACCGTCGCCAACTGGGAGGCCGTGTACGACTTCTACGGGGCCGGACGGCGACGGGACGGCTTCACCAATCCGCTGCTCACCCTGGTCGACGCGATCTATCGGCCCCGGCTGCGGATCTCGCCCGAGATCGTCACCGAGTTGCACCGGCTCCACGATGACGGAGTCGGGATCGTTGTGGGGGCCAATCACCCGTCCGCGCATGATCCGACGGTGCTGGCGTCGGTACTGTTCGACAAGCGGGTCCGGTTCCTCTCCGGCGGCATGGGCCTGACCAAGGATCCGCTCTTCCGCGGCCCCCTCCGGCCGGTATTTGAGTACACGGGCACCGTGCCGGTCTTCCGCGCGAAGAACTACCAGGGCACGGCCTCGGAGATTCACGATGCTGCAGCCGCCCGCCTCATCGACGTGTGCGTGAACCGACTCGTCGACGGCGGCGTGGTGTTGACCTTCGTCGAGGGCACCAATTCCTCCGCCGACGATCTGCGCACCCTGCGACTCGACTCCGTGAAGAAGGGGATCGGGATGATGGTCAGCGGCGCCCGGGAGGCGGGAGCCAGGGTGGCGGTCCTGCCGGTGGGGCTCGTCTATCACGGGCGCGAGCGCGCCACACTCCCGCCGCGTCACGCCGTCGCCGCCGTCGGGACTCCCGTGCTGTGGGACTCCGGGCCCCCGCCCACGATCGACGAAGTGCGGCACGCGGTCCGGGACGGTATCGAGCACGCTCTCACCGACGCCTGGACGCGTGGAACCGGATAG
- a CDS encoding NAD(P)-dependent oxidoreductase yields MTAALSAASAGPAPAPALDGLPLTVGLAGREVLLVGAGPVSARRAVTFLEAGANLRVVAPHVDPAMADLAERAGDRLVVVVRPFTTADLDTPWMVHVATGDRRVDAQVAALCDERRIWCVTAGDSALGSVRVPARTAVATPAGLVRIAVDSGDPRRSVRVGRHVARSLATAPAGLRARRRPATGWVALVGGTGDGDLLTVRARRLVHAADVLVVDGAADRGLVAELDDDVEVLETGPDLPAARVAELVAARFAAGLGVVRIAAAASLAARARELEAVGVEFDVVPGVV; encoded by the coding sequence GTGACCGCCGCACTCTCGGCGGCGTCCGCCGGCCCCGCTCCGGCCCCCGCGCTGGACGGGCTTCCGCTCACCGTGGGGCTGGCGGGCCGCGAGGTACTGCTCGTCGGGGCCGGGCCAGTCTCGGCCCGCCGGGCGGTGACCTTTCTCGAGGCCGGTGCGAACCTGCGTGTCGTGGCGCCGCACGTCGACCCGGCCATGGCCGATCTTGCTGAGCGGGCCGGCGATCGGCTCGTCGTCGTGGTCAGGCCGTTCACCACCGCGGACTTGGACACTCCCTGGATGGTGCACGTCGCCACCGGCGACCGCCGGGTTGACGCGCAGGTAGCCGCGCTGTGCGACGAACGCCGGATCTGGTGCGTCACGGCCGGGGACTCCGCTCTGGGCTCCGTGCGGGTGCCCGCGCGCACGGCGGTGGCGACCCCCGCCGGCCTGGTGCGCATCGCCGTCGACTCGGGCGACCCCCGGCGGTCCGTGCGCGTCGGGCGGCACGTGGCACGTTCGCTGGCCACCGCTCCCGCGGGCCTGCGCGCGCGGCGTCGGCCGGCCACCGGGTGGGTGGCGTTGGTGGGGGGCACCGGTGACGGTGACCTGCTCACCGTGCGTGCGCGACGACTCGTCCACGCCGCGGACGTCCTGGTCGTGGACGGTGCGGCCGATCGCGGGCTCGTGGCTGAGCTCGACGACGACGTCGAGGTGCTCGAGACCGGACCCGACCTGCCCGCCGCTCGCGTAGCCGAACTGGTGGCAGCGCGATTCGCCGCGGGGCTCGGGGTCGTGCGTATCGCGGCGGCGGCCTCCCTGGCTGCGCGGGCCCGCGAACTCGAGGCTGTCGGGGTGGAGTTCGACGTCGTTCCCGGGGTGGTCTGA
- a CDS encoding phosphoadenylyl-sulfate reductase, which produces MTAIGLELLPRSTVLTPGPGRRRTTEELKAIAEEAGRRFDDRGLYGNHSEIDPAEVLAWAGETFGDALAVACSMANTVVPEMTAPHAPGVDVLFLDTSYHFSETVGVRDALAATPGLNVVDVRSPASRSEHEAALGPRPYDTDPELCCRLRKVEPLDAALSGYEAWITGLRRVDTDHRAGAAMVEWDEKHAMVKINPLVAWTLQRVHDYAAEHGCLLNPLLDDGYPSIGCEPCTRRVEAGADPRSGRWAGSSKTECGIHL; this is translated from the coding sequence GTGACCGCCATCGGACTCGAATTGCTGCCGCGCAGCACCGTCCTGACCCCCGGCCCCGGCCGGCGCCGCACCACCGAAGAGCTCAAGGCCATCGCTGAGGAAGCGGGACGTCGCTTCGATGACCGTGGCCTCTACGGCAATCACTCCGAGATCGATCCGGCCGAGGTCCTGGCCTGGGCCGGGGAGACCTTCGGCGACGCACTCGCGGTGGCCTGCTCCATGGCCAACACGGTCGTGCCCGAGATGACCGCACCCCACGCCCCCGGCGTGGACGTGCTGTTCCTGGACACCAGCTACCACTTCTCCGAGACCGTCGGGGTCCGTGACGCACTCGCGGCGACGCCCGGCCTCAACGTCGTGGACGTGCGCAGCCCGGCAAGCCGCTCCGAGCATGAGGCCGCCCTCGGCCCGCGCCCCTACGACACCGACCCCGAGCTGTGCTGCCGCCTCCGCAAAGTGGAGCCGCTCGACGCCGCCCTGTCCGGGTACGAGGCGTGGATCACCGGCCTGCGCCGTGTGGACACCGACCACCGGGCGGGCGCGGCCATGGTCGAGTGGGACGAGAAGCACGCCATGGTCAAGATCAATCCGCTGGTCGCGTGGACACTCCAGCGCGTCCACGACTACGCGGCCGAGCACGGCTGCCTGCTCAACCCACTGCTTGACGACGGCTACCCGTCGATCGGCTGCGAGCCCTGCACGCGCCGCGTGGAGGCCGGGGCGGACCCGCGCTCGGGTCGCTGGGCGGGCTCGTCCAAGACCGAGTGCGGAATCCACTTGTGA
- a CDS encoding nitrite/sulfite reductase: MTDTAAAPSPARPVRAPKPKGQWKIDGKLELNHNEVFKAEDDALNVKQRIIDVYSREGFASIPADDLSGRFRWMGLYTQRKQGIDGARTSKLEADELQDEYFMMRVRIDGGALSTEQLRVVAGVSTEFARNSADVSDRQNIQYHWIRIEDVPEIWRRFDEVGLTTMEACGDCPRVVLGSPVAGISADEIVDPSPAIAEIKDRYIGSPEFSNLPRKYKTAFTGHPSLDVVHEINDIAFVGVVHPELGAGYDLWVGGGLSTNPHLALRLGTFVRPDEAVHVWHGVTSLFRDYGYRAQRTRNRLKFLVKDWGVEKFRQVLQDEYLGRELPDGPAPAKATKPGDHIGVFEQKDGRYYVGATTTVGRAGGDVLAKVADLAEAAGSQRIRFTPHQGVLVLDVEEDRVDALVEGLAAVGLHAKPSSFRRWTMACTGIEYCKLAFVDTKDSAASLVDELEKRFADDAPLDTPVSIHLNGCPNSCARIQTADIGLKGQLLDGDTPGFQVHLGGGLASTHRDEGGLGRTVRGLRVPTAELADYVERVIRRYVDDRSAGETFAAWAHRADEEVLV; the protein is encoded by the coding sequence ATGACCGACACGGCAGCCGCCCCCAGTCCCGCCCGCCCCGTGCGCGCACCCAAGCCCAAGGGCCAGTGGAAGATTGACGGCAAGCTCGAGCTGAATCACAACGAGGTGTTCAAGGCCGAGGACGACGCGCTAAACGTCAAGCAGCGCATCATCGACGTCTATTCTCGCGAGGGCTTCGCATCGATCCCAGCCGACGATCTCAGTGGACGGTTCCGCTGGATGGGCCTGTATACCCAGCGTAAGCAGGGAATTGATGGCGCTCGTACCTCGAAGCTCGAGGCCGACGAGTTGCAGGACGAGTACTTTATGATGCGCGTACGGATCGACGGTGGCGCGTTGAGCACCGAGCAGCTGCGAGTGGTGGCCGGGGTGTCGACCGAATTCGCCCGCAACTCGGCCGACGTCTCTGACCGGCAGAACATCCAGTACCACTGGATCCGGATCGAGGACGTCCCGGAGATCTGGCGACGTTTTGACGAGGTCGGGCTGACCACGATGGAGGCGTGCGGCGACTGCCCGCGAGTCGTCCTGGGAAGCCCCGTCGCGGGCATCTCGGCCGACGAGATCGTGGACCCGAGCCCCGCGATCGCCGAGATCAAGGACAGGTACATCGGCAGCCCCGAGTTCTCCAACCTGCCGCGCAAGTACAAGACCGCGTTCACCGGGCATCCGAGCCTGGATGTGGTGCACGAGATCAACGACATCGCGTTCGTCGGCGTCGTCCACCCCGAACTCGGCGCAGGATACGACCTGTGGGTCGGCGGCGGACTGTCCACGAACCCCCATCTGGCGTTGCGTCTCGGCACCTTCGTCCGCCCCGACGAGGCTGTCCATGTCTGGCACGGCGTGACGAGCCTCTTCCGCGACTACGGTTATCGCGCCCAGCGCACCCGCAACCGCCTCAAGTTCCTCGTCAAGGACTGGGGCGTGGAGAAGTTCCGCCAGGTCCTGCAGGACGAGTATCTGGGACGCGAACTGCCGGATGGCCCGGCGCCCGCCAAGGCCACAAAGCCCGGAGACCACATCGGCGTCTTCGAGCAGAAGGACGGCCGATACTACGTGGGCGCCACCACGACAGTCGGCCGGGCCGGCGGAGACGTGCTGGCCAAGGTCGCCGATCTCGCCGAGGCCGCCGGCTCGCAGCGCATCCGCTTCACCCCCCACCAGGGCGTCCTCGTGCTCGACGTCGAAGAGGACCGGGTCGACGCGCTGGTCGAGGGCCTCGCCGCGGTCGGACTTCATGCCAAGCCGAGCTCCTTCCGCCGCTGGACCATGGCATGCACCGGGATCGAGTACTGCAAGCTCGCCTTTGTCGACACCAAGGACTCGGCCGCCTCGCTAGTCGACGAGCTGGAAAAGCGATTCGCCGACGACGCTCCGCTCGACACCCCCGTGTCGATCCACCTCAACGGTTGCCCCAACAGCTGCGCTCGGATCCAGACTGCCGACATCGGACTCAAGGGTCAGCTGCTCGACGGCGACACCCCCGGCTTCCAGGTCCACCTGGGCGGCGGGCTCGCGTCGACACACCGCGATGAAGGCGGCCTGGGTCGGACGGTCCGAGGACTGCGCGTGCCCACCGCGGAACTCGCCGACTACGTCGAGCGAGTGATCCGCCGCTACGTCGACGACCGCAGCGCCGGCGAGACTTTCGCAGCGTGGGCTCACCGAGCAGACGAGGAGGTGCTCGTGTGA
- a CDS encoding HNH endonuclease signature motif containing protein: protein MGGNADRAAGGPPSSGDGADSSSPSLLAGVRAGWMAENRAAAQRLVACYELFRQCQRQEESGVGAGECRPGHAVVDPVEVAVGYVVAVMAVSTRRAEAMITFAFDLHTRYPAVLAALSAGRLDQRAAQVLASQMATVHVDVLELVQQQVVEDYLAAIEGGIRLGEKAVRGNVDAIIARYDADGLRLRRREAARTRGVRFHKGIDGMSSVSATLATEEAAVLAEALDHRVADHKYADAQARANTAANVDAATAGDDGAARDKDEDYSLAERRADALMSLLCGDTGLTGPPSAAGRPGAGGAAGVGLVPLRPQVTVIATGNDARDEGGVRVEFTRTGQAALQALLDLLAASDGASLERLDPGIGAADDARAALTYRPGAALARRIRLRDGTCRHPGCAVPADHCDLDHAAPFNHADPDRGGHTVEGNLVCLCRRHHRFKTFSDWSYTLAPDGTLHVTTPDGSTMRTRPCGPLAQYRREQADAETQAWQRQQPRNPDPTDTDPTDAEPTFWSRRATRHRTERARTEHARTAPAPTSGTSNNDPAANQTSPNTVSRWWARNTPHHSEIEKGIRTLLHDHLDELIDPPPF, encoded by the coding sequence ATGGGCGGCAACGCAGACCGCGCGGCAGGGGGCCCGCCTTCGTCCGGTGACGGCGCCGACTCCTCGTCGCCCAGTTTGTTGGCCGGGGTGCGTGCGGGGTGGATGGCGGAGAATCGGGCGGCGGCGCAGCGGTTGGTGGCCTGTTACGAGTTGTTTCGTCAGTGTCAGCGTCAGGAGGAGTCCGGGGTGGGGGCGGGTGAGTGTCGGCCCGGGCATGCGGTGGTCGATCCGGTCGAGGTGGCGGTCGGGTATGTGGTGGCGGTGATGGCGGTCTCGACTAGGCGGGCCGAGGCGATGATCACCTTCGCGTTCGATCTGCATACCCGGTATCCGGCGGTGCTGGCCGCGCTGTCGGCGGGGCGGCTCGATCAGCGTGCCGCGCAGGTGTTGGCCTCGCAGATGGCCACCGTCCACGTCGACGTGCTGGAGTTGGTGCAGCAGCAGGTCGTGGAGGATTACCTCGCCGCGATCGAGGGCGGGATCCGGTTGGGGGAGAAAGCGGTCCGCGGCAACGTTGATGCGATCATCGCCCGCTACGACGCCGACGGTCTGCGCCTGCGCCGCCGGGAGGCCGCGCGCACCCGGGGCGTGCGGTTCCACAAAGGCATCGACGGGATGTCGAGTGTGTCGGCGACACTGGCCACCGAAGAGGCCGCCGTGCTGGCCGAGGCGCTGGACCACCGCGTGGCCGACCACAAGTACGCCGACGCCCAAGCCCGGGCCAACACCGCCGCCAACGTTGATGCGGCCACCGCCGGCGACGACGGCGCCGCCCGCGACAAGGACGAGGACTATTCCCTGGCCGAGCGTCGCGCGGATGCGCTGATGTCCCTGCTCTGTGGCGATACCGGCCTCACCGGTCCCCCCAGTGCTGCCGGTCGACCCGGCGCCGGCGGTGCTGCTGGTGTGGGATTGGTGCCGTTGCGGCCGCAGGTCACCGTCATCGCCACCGGCAATGATGCCCGCGATGAGGGTGGGGTGCGGGTGGAGTTCACCCGCACCGGTCAGGCCGCCCTGCAGGCGTTGCTGGACCTGCTCGCCGCCAGCGACGGCGCCAGCCTCGAGCGCCTCGATCCCGGTATCGGCGCCGCCGACGATGCCCGGGCCGCCCTGACCTACCGGCCCGGCGCCGCGCTGGCCCGCCGGATCCGGTTGCGCGATGGCACCTGCCGCCATCCCGGCTGCGCGGTGCCGGCCGACCACTGCGACCTCGACCATGCCGCCCCGTTCAACCACGCCGACCCCGACCGTGGTGGTCACACCGTCGAAGGCAACCTGGTGTGCCTGTGCCGGCGCCATCACCGGTTCAAAACATTCTCCGACTGGAGCTACACCCTCGCGCCCGACGGCACCCTGCACGTGACCACCCCGGACGGCTCCACCATGCGCACCCGCCCCTGCGGGCCGCTGGCGCAGTACCGGCGCGAGCAGGCCGATGCCGAGACCCAGGCATGGCAACGCCAACAACCCCGCAACCCCGACCCCACCGACACCGACCCCACCGACGCCGAGCCGACCTTCTGGTCCCGCCGCGCCACCCGCCACCGCACCGAACGCGCCCGCACCGAACACGCCCGCACCGCACCCGCGCCCACTTCAGGCACGAGCAACAACGACCCCGCAGCCAACCAGACCAGCCCCAACACCGTCAGTCGCTGGTGGGCCCGCAACACACCCCACCACAGCGAAATAGAAAAGGGCATCCGAACCCTCCTCCACGACCACCTCGACGAACTCATCGACCCACCACCGTTCTAG
- a CDS encoding patatin family protein: protein MTDTRSSGAQGAAQADVRSAELVPTAPDVALLFEGGGMRAVHTAGVVETLIEAGIHTGLVAGISAGASHLANYVSRDAVRARKSFVEMAGDPNFGDWRSFARGKGLFNAEYIYEQAGLPDQVLPYDFETFDASGTAARIGTFRCSDGETVFWTEDDVASMGDLMRMVRSSSTMPVWMPPVLIDGEYYVDGALGRDGGIPLSAAREAGFEKFLVVLTQPEGYRKIPPRRLTPFYRSYFRRFPAVGEALQHRWALYNETLDEIEALEQSGDALVFRPERVMIRSYERRVDRLAEAYVLGREQARREVDTWLDFCGL, encoded by the coding sequence GTGACGGATACGAGATCGAGTGGCGCTCAGGGCGCGGCGCAGGCGGATGTGCGGTCGGCGGAGCTGGTGCCGACCGCGCCGGACGTCGCCCTGCTGTTCGAGGGCGGTGGGATGCGGGCGGTGCACACTGCCGGTGTCGTGGAGACCTTGATCGAGGCGGGCATCCACACCGGTCTGGTCGCCGGGATCTCGGCGGGCGCGTCCCACCTCGCTAACTATGTTTCTCGCGACGCCGTGCGGGCGCGGAAGAGCTTTGTGGAGATGGCGGGGGATCCGAACTTCGGCGACTGGCGCAGTTTTGCTCGCGGCAAGGGGCTTTTCAACGCCGAGTACATCTACGAGCAGGCCGGACTCCCGGACCAGGTGCTTCCATATGACTTCGAGACGTTTGACGCCAGCGGTACCGCTGCGCGGATCGGAACGTTCCGGTGTTCGGACGGCGAGACCGTCTTCTGGACGGAGGATGATGTCGCCTCGATGGGCGACCTCATGCGGATGGTGCGGTCGTCGTCGACGATGCCGGTGTGGATGCCGCCCGTGTTGATCGACGGCGAGTACTACGTGGACGGGGCCCTGGGCCGTGACGGGGGGATCCCGCTGTCGGCGGCTCGTGAGGCGGGATTCGAGAAGTTTCTCGTAGTGCTGACCCAGCCTGAGGGGTACCGGAAGATCCCGCCCCGTCGCCTTACCCCGTTCTATCGTTCCTACTTCCGCCGTTTTCCTGCGGTGGGGGAGGCACTCCAGCACCGGTGGGCGCTCTACAACGAGACTCTCGACGAGATCGAGGCGTTGGAGCAGTCGGGGGATGCGTTGGTCTTCCGGCCGGAGCGGGTGATGATCAGGAGTTACGAGCGGCGGGTCGACCGGCTCGCCGAGGCGTATGTCCTGGGGCGCGAGCAGGCCCGGCGCGAAGTCGACACCTGGCTGGACTTCTGCGGGCTCTGA